Part of the Woronichinia naegeliana WA131 genome, GACTATTTAATCCTCTACCCCCTGAGTCAAAAGGAAAATTAAGATAACGGGGATAACCACCACAAGCCGTTAGTAAATTAAGGGTCAAATAAGCGATCGCCCAAGGGGTAATCTGTTTCAACGGGCCTTTGAAGGTGAGGTTAGGGAGGATTAAGGAGGGTAGGGAGGAGCGTACTCGGTGAATGATTTTACGGGGGCGATTTAACGTCATTAAGGAACTTGAACAACTTTTATGCCAACTATAATAACCAAATGATCGATCCGCGATCGCCGCTTAACTTTTCACAACTTGCCCCAAAAAGTAGCAAAAATAACAGCCAAGAGGGCAGCCCTTACCCTGAGCCGATTCCATATTTAGAGTTATATTTTGATTGACTACACTATATCTGTGGTGTAAGCTAAGATAAATAGGGCAGAGTGACCCCTAAGCAACGTCCTCATTAAGCAACGTCCTCACCCGTTATCTTCATCATTAAACCTGTTCTATGCAACCAACACTGTCCCCCACGTTAACAGCCCCAAAAACTGATCACCCTTTCGCTCCCTTCGGCCTGTCTAACCCCAGTCATAAAATGATTCAAGTTATACGTCGTGATGGTTCCTCGACTGGTCTCAATATCAGCAAAATTCGGATTGTCGTTGAATGGGCCTGTCGCGGCTTGGAGGTTAATCCCATCGCCTTAGAGGCAGGGTTAACGACTCGTTTACGCGATGGTATTAGTACGCGAGAAATTCAGGATAATTTGATTGGTTGTGCTTTGGAAATGTGCAGTCCTGACGAACCAGACTGGCGATATGTGGCAGGTCGGCTTCATATCTGGAGTTTATGGAAAGATACTTTAGTGAGTCGCGGTTATCAGTACGGCAATTACGCCGAAACCGTTCGCTCTAAAATAGCGGCCCATCGCTACGATAATCGGTTAGCAATTTACTCAACGGAAGAATTACAAGAGGCTGGGTCTTGGATTCGTCCAGATTGGGATACGGATTATGACTACGCAGGAGCCGTTTTATTAACGAGTCGTTATTTATTACCCGATGAATTGCCCCAGGAAGCTCTGCTCACCTGCTCTTTACTGTTAGCGTCTGTGGAATCGGCCCATAATCGTCTTAAATGGGCTAAAAAATTCTATGAGGCGATCGCTTCTCGACAAATTTCTTTAGCAACGCCTATTTTAGCTAATTTACGGGTTCCTAATGGTTCTTTAACCAGTTGTTTTATTGTTGGCATTGACGACAATTTAGAGAGTATTTTTAACGAGATTACCAATGCGGCTCGTATTTCTAAAAATGGGGGTGGAGTCGGTGCAAACCTAAGTCGTATTCGGGCAACCGGTAGTTGGGTAATGCACAAAGCTAATGCGTCGGGCGGTGTTATTCCCTGGATCAAATTGTTAAATGATACGGCGATCGCGGTTAATCAGGGAGGTCGCCGCGCAGGAGCAGTAACGGTTGGCATTGATATTTGGCATTTAGACGTGCCAGAATTTTTAGAAATGCAGACTGAAAATGGTTAATTGTAGCCCTTTACATTAGCAATAGTGTAAATGCACCTCCTGAATTGCTGGAAAACCCTAAAGCTGCTCTAACTACAACATAACTAGTAATAGTCAGTGTGAACGTTTAAAAATAGACAGATGTAACAATGGGTCATCAGCAGCCGAGATTTGTGAAAATGAATCGGGTTCAACGACTATCCCAAAGGGAGTACACTCAAGCGAGTGGAAGTAGGAGGTATCCTATAAATTAAACTGTAGGATAAAGATATAGTCTGGTCTTACATGAAAGTGTAAGTTGTCTCAAATGTCTCGGTTCTACCTTTACCAAATCACAACCCCTAATCAAAAGATTTACATTGGCATTACCGATAATCCGCAACAAAGATGGAATCATCACTGTAAGCCATCTTCTGTCAGCCGAAGTGCGATCGCCGCCGCGATTCAAAAATACGGAAAGGACAATGTAAGATTCGAGATTCTCCAAACCTTTAACTCTGAGAAAGAAGCCTTAGCGGCTGAAGCGACAATCGTTAACGAAGATTTTGTAAAAAGCAAAAACACTTACAATCTTTGTTTGGGTGGTGGTAAACCCCCTAAAGTTAAGCCCAACGCTAAAGCGATCAAAATTCAAGGAAGTATCTATTCTACGATTACAGAAGCGGCTCTAGCCCTCGGCTATACCAGGGCACAGATAGATAGGAGAATTAAGCTAAATCTAATTGATTATGAATGGGTTGGGCTAATTTCTGAAAATAATAATCAAGAAACGCTCAAACGTGACAATTTGGTCAAAACGCCAAAAGTAGTCCTATTTAATAATGAGACATTTGCTTCCTATAAAGAAGCTTGCCAAAAGTATCATTTGACTAAAGATGAACTCCTGCAATGCCGACAAAAATTAGGAAGAGACCAAGTAACTCTAGCAGAAGTTTTAAGTTTTAGGGTCGGTAAAAAGCCTATTGAAATTGATGGAATTATGTACACTTCAAGGGTAGAAGCTCAAAACAAAACGGGGCTTTCGATGTACAAAATTCTAGAAATCGAAAAAGGCGCGCCGAGTTATCACCTAAAGAAAAAACAAGTAGCCATGATTTGCCTCGAAACCGATCAAGTGTTACGGATTTTTGAAACCATGACTCAAGCAGCAAACTTTGTGAATGCGGCTTCTTCTTCAAAAATTTGTATGTGTTGTAAAGGTCAGCGACAAAAAGCACACGGCTACAAATGGAGTTACTGGGAAGACAGTCTTGAGAGTAGCGAATCAAGATGAACATTAACGGATCAACGTCGTAAGGCGTATGATGTTTTTCCCCAATTAATCCTACCTGATGAATTTATGCGTCGGGTCGTTAATAAACAGGATTGGATATTAATTGATCCCTATGAAGTTCGTACAAATTTAGATATTGAATTAGCGGAATTATGGGGAGAAGAATTTGAACGAGCTTATCAATTAATTGAGAGTCAATTAGACCGGAAAATTACCCTCTATAAACGGGTGAATGCTCGTGAATTGTTTAAAACAATTATGCGATCGCAGTTAGAGACGGGAATGCCCTATCTAGCTTTTAAAGATACGATTAATCGCGCTAATCCTAATAAACACGCAGGTTATATTCCTGGCGTAAACCTTTGCGTTGCGGGAGAAACCAGAATCCTGACCGATAAGGGACAATTTGCCATTGCCGATCTAGTCGGTGAACAGGTTAATGTATGGAATGGTTCTGAATGGTCAGGTGTATTGGTCAAAAAGACGGGGGAAAACCAACCTTTGCTAAAAGTCCACTTTTCTAATGGCGAATCTCTAGAATGTACCTATTATCACAAATTCCATATCCAAAAAAATTACAAGGGAACCGTTGAGATTGTAGAGGCCAAGGATTTAAAGCAGGGAGATAAACTGATTAAATATCAACTTCCTCTAGTTCAGTCGGAAAACGATATTAATTTTCCCTATGCTTATACATCAGGGTTCTTTTGTGGGGATGGCAGTTATGGGGGCAAAGGAATACCAGAAATTGATCTCTATGGCGTGAAAAAAGAATTGCTTCCTTTTCTGGCTGTTCGTAATAAATATCGGGGGGGAGGCTCCCTAGAAAACGGAACACAATGGCGGAAGGAAACGAATATCGTTGCTGTTTATCATGATATTAAACAGGATCGAATTATTTGTAAGTTGCCACTAGATATTCCAGCTAAATTTACAGTGCCGCTTAACGGTTACACGATTAAATCTCGATTGGATTGGTTAGCAGGACTACTGGATGCGGATGGAACAGTTGCCCGTAACGGCTCTAATGAGTCTCTCCAGATAGCCTCTGTTAATCAGCAATTTTTGCTCGATATTCGCCTGATGTTACAAACCTTGGGTGTTGATTCAAAAGTTACTCTAATGGATGATGCTGGCTATCAGTTAATGCCAAACGGAATTGGTAATTATCAAGAATATCTCTGTCAGTCTAAATATCGATTGCTTATTTCTTCAGTTGGTTTATTCCAATTAGGTCAACTAGGACTGAAAACTCATCGCTTACAGTGGAATTTAAAAGAACCTCAACGATCAGCGAGTCAATTTATTCAGGTTCAAGAAGTTCAATTAACTTGTCGGCGCGATGACACTTATTGTTTTTCTGAGCCTAAACGTCATTTAGGAATGTTTAATGGTATCTTGACTGGACAATGTACAGAGTCATTTTCTAATGTGACCCCTGGGCAGGAAAGTCATTGCTGTAATTTAGTTAGCTTAAATTTAGCCAATGTCGAGGATAAAAACCTGGCAGAATGCTGTCAAATTGCGGTCAGAATGTTAGACAATACGATTGAGTTAACCCATCCTCCTTTTACCGAAGCAAAAAATCATAATGATCAATATCGCACGATTGGAGTGGGGGCAATGGGGTTAGCTGATTGGTTAGCAAAACGTCATTTAACCTACGATCGCCTCGATAAAATTAGTGACTTATTTGAGGATATGGGGTATTACTGTACTCAGGCTTCAA contains:
- a CDS encoding GIY-YIG nuclease family protein is translated as MSRFYLYQITTPNQKIYIGITDNPQQRWNHHCKPSSVSRSAIAAAIQKYGKDNVRFEILQTFNSEKEALAAEATIVNEDFVKSKNTYNLCLGGGKPPKVKPNAKAIKIQGSIYSTITEAALALGYTRAQIDRRIKLNLIDYEWVGLISENNNQETLKRDNLVKTPKVVLFNNETFASYKEACQKYHLTKDELLQCRQKLGRDQVTLAEVLSFRVGKKPIEIDGIMYTSRVEAQNKTGLSMYKILEIEKGAPSYHLKKKQVAMICLETDQVLRIFETMTQAANFVNAASSSKICMCCKGQRQKAHGYKWSYWEDSLESSESR